The Aliiroseovarius pelagivivens genome contains a region encoding:
- a CDS encoding antiporter — MGQDLRNWTPDDEAFWASTGKSIANRNLWISIPSLLCGFAVWLYWGIITVQMINLGFGFAKSDLFTLGAIAGLTGATLRIPSTFFIRIAGGRNTIVFTTALLMIPAIGAGLALQNPDTPLWYFQILAFLSGIGGGNFSSSMSNISFFYPKKIQGYALGMNAGLGNFGVTTMQILIPLAMTMGIFGGESRTLVNTSGTLIGKIPAGTETYIQNAGLIWLVFLVPLAIIGWMGMNNIRDEHVSPNIPGPLGAFATISGMLLIGFLTAAFGLWLLLPGTEAGLPTSGLGVSKWIVLPIVIALTVLGLKMIPGAVGQNLSRQYKIFGNKHTWAMTVIYTMTFGSFIGYSAALALTIKVVFGFSHIEVDGVMTHDMVNPNGPSALMFAWMGPFIGALIRPLGGMWADKAGGAKVTQIISVVMVASALGVAYFIQQAYSSATPEQYFYPFLGLFLILFAATGIGNGSTFRTIAMVFNKEQAGPALGWTAAVAAYGAFIIPKVFGEQLKAGTPEYALYGFAIFYAVCIAINWWFYLRPGAYVKNP, encoded by the coding sequence GTGGGACAAGATCTAAGAAACTGGACACCGGATGACGAGGCCTTCTGGGCTTCCACCGGCAAGTCCATCGCCAACCGAAATCTGTGGATTTCCATTCCCAGCCTGCTGTGTGGCTTCGCCGTTTGGCTGTACTGGGGCATCATCACAGTTCAGATGATCAACCTTGGCTTTGGCTTTGCCAAATCCGACCTGTTCACGCTGGGTGCGATTGCTGGCCTGACCGGCGCGACTTTGCGTATTCCGTCGACCTTCTTCATCCGTATTGCGGGGGGGCGAAACACCATTGTGTTTACCACCGCACTTTTGATGATCCCGGCCATCGGCGCTGGTCTGGCACTGCAAAACCCAGATACGCCGCTGTGGTACTTCCAAATCCTGGCCTTCCTGTCGGGTATCGGCGGCGGTAACTTCTCGTCCTCGATGTCCAACATCAGCTTCTTCTATCCGAAGAAAATTCAGGGCTATGCACTGGGTATGAACGCAGGTCTGGGCAACTTTGGTGTGACCACCATGCAGATCCTGATCCCGCTGGCCATGACTATGGGCATCTTCGGCGGTGAAAGCCGTACGCTGGTTAATACCTCGGGTACGCTGATCGGTAAGATCCCTGCTGGCACTGAAACTTACATCCAGAACGCGGGCTTGATCTGGCTGGTGTTCCTAGTCCCGCTGGCCATCATCGGCTGGATGGGGATGAACAACATCCGTGATGAACATGTGTCTCCGAACATCCCCGGTCCGCTTGGCGCCTTCGCTACGATCTCGGGCATGTTGCTGATCGGGTTCCTGACCGCTGCTTTCGGCCTGTGGCTGCTGCTGCCGGGCACCGAAGCCGGTCTGCCGACCTCGGGTCTGGGCGTGTCCAAGTGGATCGTACTGCCCATCGTTATCGCTTTGACTGTGCTGGGTCTGAAAATGATCCCCGGCGCTGTGGGGCAAAACCTGAGCCGTCAGTACAAGATCTTCGGAAACAAGCACACTTGGGCGATGACCGTGATCTACACCATGACCTTTGGTTCGTTCATCGGCTACTCGGCCGCGCTGGCACTGACCATCAAAGTTGTGTTCGGCTTCAGCCACATTGAAGTCGACGGTGTGATGACCCACGACATGGTAAACCCCAACGGCCCGTCGGCCCTGATGTTTGCCTGGATGGGCCCGTTCATCGGCGCTCTGATCCGCCCGCTGGGTGGTATGTGGGCTGACAAAGCTGGTGGCGCGAAAGTGACCCAGATCATCTCGGTCGTCATGGTCGCCTCGGCCTTGGGTGTCGCCTACTTCATCCAGCAGGCCTACTCGTCGGCAACCCCGGAACAATACTTCTACCCGTTCCTGGGTCTGTTCCTGATCCTGTTTGCCGCCACTGGCATTGGTAACGGTTCGACTTTCCGCACCATCGCGATGGTCTTCAACAAAGAGCAGGCTGGCCCTGCACTGGGTTGGACTGCTGCGGTTGCGGCTTACGGCGCCTTCATCATCCCCAAAGTGTTTGGTGAACAGCTGAAAGCCGGGACGCCTGAGTATGCGCTCTATGGTTTTGCGATCTTCTATGCGGTCTGCATCGCCATCAACTGGTGGTTCTATCTGCGCCCCGGCGCTTACGTGAAGAACCCCTGA